One part of the Aricia agestis chromosome Z, ilAriAges1.1, whole genome shotgun sequence genome encodes these proteins:
- the LOC121739513 gene encoding breast cancer anti-estrogen resistance protein 1 isoform X2, translating into MAGYGRWSLFDGKIAGVQCMARALYDNIAESPDELAFRRGDLLTVLEQNTGGSEGWWLCSLRGRQGICPGNRLRIVAGVFDASALRRRARTPAPVAHQPMPAQQSPAFTKIEECSHYDVPRAPMPVQRIGTYDCPKPAADWYDAPRAPRPASADSACSGTGSLTSATSSASANSGSSAHSAHSMHSAHSGHSAISTSSMYDVPRSRALPLPCDAALEALERLQEEASAAVSRLLSYVCPGWRRRGALRARALDVRVAGARLRAALHDLAVFADATLANAHDAQDKGIAVKLRPLVKALKDAERITHEATSALDAGDWAPERLERDREPTDGTQDALDQLVACARSLTEDVRRAASFIHGNASLLFRRAVTVPEHEWTEEYDYVRLESRSAVGRRNAEIRAALPDKLRASFDALVRDADHAGEVSAVAAATRLPPDDRQLAAFYAAQTATYGAHLSTAVEAFLKTIEMGQPPDVFLAHGKFVVLSAHRIVHVGDTVHRSAQHAGLKTKVLRCSDALSEALAATVAKTKAAALQFPCAVAAAEMASSARNLAARATDLRRTLVHAAEPPEALMTPATTVPPSSAHTPLTPLTPMTPHAHNGTTSLPVL; encoded by the exons TGCATGGCGCGCGCTCTATACGACAACATCGCGGAGTCGCCGGACGAGCTGGCGTTCCGGCGCGGCGACCTGCTCACAGTCCTCGAGCAGAACACCGGCGGCAGCGAGGGCTGGTGGCTGTGCTCGCTGAGGGGCAGACAG GGAATATGTCCGGGCAACCGTCTGCGGATAGTGGCGGGTGTGTTCGACGCCAGCGCGCTGCGGCGGCGGGCGCGCACGCCTGCGCCCGTCGCGCACCAGCCCATGCCCGCGCAACAGTCACCAGCTTTTACCAAA ATCGAAGAATGTTCACACTACGACGTGCCGCGCGCGCCGATGCCGGTGCAGCGTATAGGCACGTACGACTGCCCAAAGCCAGCCGCGGATTGGTACGATGCGCCGCGAGCTCCGAGGCCAGCAAGCGCAGACTCCGCCTGCAGTGGCACGGGGTCTCTGACGTCAGCTACTTCCAGCGCTTCAGCCAATTCTGGGAGTTCAGCACATTCGGCACATTCGATGCACTCCGCGCACTCGGGGCACTCAGCAATATCGACGTCCAGCATGTACGATGTTCCTCGATCCAGAGCGCTGCCGCTACCGTGTGATGCGGCTTTGGAAGCATTAGAGCGATTACAG GAGGAAGCATCAGCGGCAGTTTCCCGTCTGCTCTCCTACGTGTGCCCCGggtggcggcggcgcggcgcactGCGGGCTCGCGCGCTCGACGTGCGTGTAGCGGGCGCGCGGCTGCGTGCGGCGTTGCACGACCTAGCTGTGTTCGCGGATGCCACGCTGGCCAATGCGCACGATGCGCAAGACAAAG GTATCGCAGTAAAATTAAGGCCACTAGTGAAAGCGTTAAAGGACGCGGAGAGAATAACCCACGAAGCCACCAGCGCGTTGGACGCAGGCGACTGGGCACCAGAGCGGCTGGAGAGAGACAGGGAGCCGACTGACGGGACACAAGATGCTCTGGATCAGCTGGTGGCCTGCGCCAGGTCACTGACTGAAGACGTGAGGAGGGCCGCTTCGTTCATACATGGAAACGCTTCGCTGCTGTTTAG GCGAGCAGTAACAGTCCCGGAGCACGAGTGGACGGAGGAGTACGACTACGTGCGCTTGGAGTCGCGGTCGGCGGTGGGCAGACGGAACGCGGAGATCAGAGCCGCGCTGCCCGACAAGCTGCGCGCGTCGTTTGATGCGCTGGTGCGGGATGCTGATCATGCGGGAGAG GTCAGCGCAGTAGCAGCAGCCACAAGACTGCCGCCCGACGATCGCCAGCTGGCAGCATTTTACGCGGCGCAGACCGCCACTTATGGGGCTCATTTGTCAACCGCAGTCGAGGCCTTCCTCAAGACCATAGAGATGGGCCAACCTCCAGATGTGTTCCTAGCGCACGGGAAATTCGTCGTGTTGAGCGCGCACAGAATAGTCCATGTTGGAGATACTGTTCATAG GAGCGCCCAGCACGCTGGcttaaaaacaaaagtattaCGGTGTTCCGACGCGCTGTCGGAAGCCTTAGCAGCAACAGTGGCGAAGACGAAGGCCGCCGCGCTACAGTTCCCGTGCGCTGTCGCCGCAGCAGAAATGGCGTCCTCCGCACGGAACCTCGCAGCACGGGCGACAGATCTTCGCCGAACTTTAGTCCATGCTGCGGAACCACCCGAAGCGTTGATGACCCCTGCTACAACGGTACCCCCGTCTTCAGCGCATACCCCTTTAACGCCGTTGACCCCTATGACCCCTCACGCACACAACGGCACGACGTCGCTGCCTGTACTATAA
- the LOC121739513 gene encoding breast cancer anti-estrogen resistance protein 1 isoform X4, protein MARALYDNIAESPDELAFRRGDLLTVLEQNTGGSEGWWLCSLRGRQGICPGNRLRIVAGVFDASALRRRARTPAPVAHQPMPAQQSPAFTKIEECSHYDVPRAPMPVQRIGTYDCPKPAADWYDAPRAPRPASADSACSGTGSLTSATSSASANSGSSAHSAHSMHSAHSGHSAISTSSMYDVPRSRALPLPCDAALEALERLQEEASAAVSRLLSYVCPGWRRRGALRARALDVRVAGARLRAALHDLAVFADATLANAHDAQDKGIAVKLRPLVKALKDAERITHEATSALDAGDWAPERLERDREPTDGTQDALDQLVACARSLTEDVRRAASFIHGNASLLFRRAVTVPEHEWTEEYDYVRLESRSAVGRRNAEIRAALPDKLRASFDALVRDADHAGEVSAVAAATRLPPDDRQLAAFYAAQTATYGAHLSTAVEAFLKTIEMGQPPDVFLAHGKFVVLSAHRIVHVGDTVHRSAQHAGLKTKVLRCSDALSEALAATVAKTKAAALQFPCAVAAAEMASSARNLAARATDLRRTLVHAAEPPEALMTPATTVPPSSAHTPLTPLTPMTPHAHNGTTSLPVL, encoded by the exons ATGGCGCGCGCTCTATACGACAACATCGCGGAGTCGCCGGACGAGCTGGCGTTCCGGCGCGGCGACCTGCTCACAGTCCTCGAGCAGAACACCGGCGGCAGCGAGGGCTGGTGGCTGTGCTCGCTGAGGGGCAGACAG GGAATATGTCCGGGCAACCGTCTGCGGATAGTGGCGGGTGTGTTCGACGCCAGCGCGCTGCGGCGGCGGGCGCGCACGCCTGCGCCCGTCGCGCACCAGCCCATGCCCGCGCAACAGTCACCAGCTTTTACCAAA ATCGAAGAATGTTCACACTACGACGTGCCGCGCGCGCCGATGCCGGTGCAGCGTATAGGCACGTACGACTGCCCAAAGCCAGCCGCGGATTGGTACGATGCGCCGCGAGCTCCGAGGCCAGCAAGCGCAGACTCCGCCTGCAGTGGCACGGGGTCTCTGACGTCAGCTACTTCCAGCGCTTCAGCCAATTCTGGGAGTTCAGCACATTCGGCACATTCGATGCACTCCGCGCACTCGGGGCACTCAGCAATATCGACGTCCAGCATGTACGATGTTCCTCGATCCAGAGCGCTGCCGCTACCGTGTGATGCGGCTTTGGAAGCATTAGAGCGATTACAG GAGGAAGCATCAGCGGCAGTTTCCCGTCTGCTCTCCTACGTGTGCCCCGggtggcggcggcgcggcgcactGCGGGCTCGCGCGCTCGACGTGCGTGTAGCGGGCGCGCGGCTGCGTGCGGCGTTGCACGACCTAGCTGTGTTCGCGGATGCCACGCTGGCCAATGCGCACGATGCGCAAGACAAAG GTATCGCAGTAAAATTAAGGCCACTAGTGAAAGCGTTAAAGGACGCGGAGAGAATAACCCACGAAGCCACCAGCGCGTTGGACGCAGGCGACTGGGCACCAGAGCGGCTGGAGAGAGACAGGGAGCCGACTGACGGGACACAAGATGCTCTGGATCAGCTGGTGGCCTGCGCCAGGTCACTGACTGAAGACGTGAGGAGGGCCGCTTCGTTCATACATGGAAACGCTTCGCTGCTGTTTAG GCGAGCAGTAACAGTCCCGGAGCACGAGTGGACGGAGGAGTACGACTACGTGCGCTTGGAGTCGCGGTCGGCGGTGGGCAGACGGAACGCGGAGATCAGAGCCGCGCTGCCCGACAAGCTGCGCGCGTCGTTTGATGCGCTGGTGCGGGATGCTGATCATGCGGGAGAG GTCAGCGCAGTAGCAGCAGCCACAAGACTGCCGCCCGACGATCGCCAGCTGGCAGCATTTTACGCGGCGCAGACCGCCACTTATGGGGCTCATTTGTCAACCGCAGTCGAGGCCTTCCTCAAGACCATAGAGATGGGCCAACCTCCAGATGTGTTCCTAGCGCACGGGAAATTCGTCGTGTTGAGCGCGCACAGAATAGTCCATGTTGGAGATACTGTTCATAG GAGCGCCCAGCACGCTGGcttaaaaacaaaagtattaCGGTGTTCCGACGCGCTGTCGGAAGCCTTAGCAGCAACAGTGGCGAAGACGAAGGCCGCCGCGCTACAGTTCCCGTGCGCTGTCGCCGCAGCAGAAATGGCGTCCTCCGCACGGAACCTCGCAGCACGGGCGACAGATCTTCGCCGAACTTTAGTCCATGCTGCGGAACCACCCGAAGCGTTGATGACCCCTGCTACAACGGTACCCCCGTCTTCAGCGCATACCCCTTTAACGCCGTTGACCCCTATGACCCCTCACGCACACAACGGCACGACGTCGCTGCCTGTACTATAA
- the LOC121739513 gene encoding breast cancer anti-estrogen resistance protein 1 isoform X3, translating to MSIPLRETVLPTQCMARALYDNIAESPDELAFRRGDLLTVLEQNTGGSEGWWLCSLRGRQGICPGNRLRIVAGVFDASALRRRARTPAPVAHQPMPAQQSPAFTKIEECSHYDVPRAPMPVQRIGTYDCPKPAADWYDAPRAPRPASADSACSGTGSLTSATSSASANSGSSAHSAHSMHSAHSGHSAISTSSMYDVPRSRALPLPCDAALEALERLQEEASAAVSRLLSYVCPGWRRRGALRARALDVRVAGARLRAALHDLAVFADATLANAHDAQDKGIAVKLRPLVKALKDAERITHEATSALDAGDWAPERLERDREPTDGTQDALDQLVACARSLTEDVRRAASFIHGNASLLFRRAVTVPEHEWTEEYDYVRLESRSAVGRRNAEIRAALPDKLRASFDALVRDADHAGEVSAVAAATRLPPDDRQLAAFYAAQTATYGAHLSTAVEAFLKTIEMGQPPDVFLAHGKFVVLSAHRIVHVGDTVHRSAQHAGLKTKVLRCSDALSEALAATVAKTKAAALQFPCAVAAAEMASSARNLAARATDLRRTLVHAAEPPEALMTPATTVPPSSAHTPLTPLTPMTPHAHNGTTSLPVL from the exons TGCATGGCGCGCGCTCTATACGACAACATCGCGGAGTCGCCGGACGAGCTGGCGTTCCGGCGCGGCGACCTGCTCACAGTCCTCGAGCAGAACACCGGCGGCAGCGAGGGCTGGTGGCTGTGCTCGCTGAGGGGCAGACAG GGAATATGTCCGGGCAACCGTCTGCGGATAGTGGCGGGTGTGTTCGACGCCAGCGCGCTGCGGCGGCGGGCGCGCACGCCTGCGCCCGTCGCGCACCAGCCCATGCCCGCGCAACAGTCACCAGCTTTTACCAAA ATCGAAGAATGTTCACACTACGACGTGCCGCGCGCGCCGATGCCGGTGCAGCGTATAGGCACGTACGACTGCCCAAAGCCAGCCGCGGATTGGTACGATGCGCCGCGAGCTCCGAGGCCAGCAAGCGCAGACTCCGCCTGCAGTGGCACGGGGTCTCTGACGTCAGCTACTTCCAGCGCTTCAGCCAATTCTGGGAGTTCAGCACATTCGGCACATTCGATGCACTCCGCGCACTCGGGGCACTCAGCAATATCGACGTCCAGCATGTACGATGTTCCTCGATCCAGAGCGCTGCCGCTACCGTGTGATGCGGCTTTGGAAGCATTAGAGCGATTACAG GAGGAAGCATCAGCGGCAGTTTCCCGTCTGCTCTCCTACGTGTGCCCCGggtggcggcggcgcggcgcactGCGGGCTCGCGCGCTCGACGTGCGTGTAGCGGGCGCGCGGCTGCGTGCGGCGTTGCACGACCTAGCTGTGTTCGCGGATGCCACGCTGGCCAATGCGCACGATGCGCAAGACAAAG GTATCGCAGTAAAATTAAGGCCACTAGTGAAAGCGTTAAAGGACGCGGAGAGAATAACCCACGAAGCCACCAGCGCGTTGGACGCAGGCGACTGGGCACCAGAGCGGCTGGAGAGAGACAGGGAGCCGACTGACGGGACACAAGATGCTCTGGATCAGCTGGTGGCCTGCGCCAGGTCACTGACTGAAGACGTGAGGAGGGCCGCTTCGTTCATACATGGAAACGCTTCGCTGCTGTTTAG GCGAGCAGTAACAGTCCCGGAGCACGAGTGGACGGAGGAGTACGACTACGTGCGCTTGGAGTCGCGGTCGGCGGTGGGCAGACGGAACGCGGAGATCAGAGCCGCGCTGCCCGACAAGCTGCGCGCGTCGTTTGATGCGCTGGTGCGGGATGCTGATCATGCGGGAGAG GTCAGCGCAGTAGCAGCAGCCACAAGACTGCCGCCCGACGATCGCCAGCTGGCAGCATTTTACGCGGCGCAGACCGCCACTTATGGGGCTCATTTGTCAACCGCAGTCGAGGCCTTCCTCAAGACCATAGAGATGGGCCAACCTCCAGATGTGTTCCTAGCGCACGGGAAATTCGTCGTGTTGAGCGCGCACAGAATAGTCCATGTTGGAGATACTGTTCATAG GAGCGCCCAGCACGCTGGcttaaaaacaaaagtattaCGGTGTTCCGACGCGCTGTCGGAAGCCTTAGCAGCAACAGTGGCGAAGACGAAGGCCGCCGCGCTACAGTTCCCGTGCGCTGTCGCCGCAGCAGAAATGGCGTCCTCCGCACGGAACCTCGCAGCACGGGCGACAGATCTTCGCCGAACTTTAGTCCATGCTGCGGAACCACCCGAAGCGTTGATGACCCCTGCTACAACGGTACCCCCGTCTTCAGCGCATACCCCTTTAACGCCGTTGACCCCTATGACCCCTCACGCACACAACGGCACGACGTCGCTGCCTGTACTATAA